One window from the genome of Acinetobacter lanii encodes:
- a CDS encoding GMC oxidoreductase — MTAHLLGGAVMAEIPNEGVIDANHAVFGYPNLYVVDGSAIPVNVGVNPSLTITALAERFSAKFSQPLE; from the coding sequence GTGACCGCGCATTTACTTGGTGGTGCGGTGATGGCTGAAATCCCCAATGAAGGCGTGATCGATGCCAATCATGCGGTATTTGGCTATCCTAACCTGTATGTGGTGGATGGAAGTGCGATACCTGTCAATGTGGGCGTGAATCCAAGTTTAACCATTACCGCTTTGGCAGAACGCTTTTCTGCAAAATTTTCACAGCCTTTAGAGTAA
- a CDS encoding HlyD family secretion protein, which produces MTDASNNTTSNPNTDQNASSDAQQDASMKSKRKKGLTIVAIVVAIALMIYLIWTFIFSNSVSTDNAYVNVESADISSMVNGQVAEVLVKDTQQVKQGDVLVRIDPRDAKIALAQAEAELAKAKRQFTQTSANSSALTSQIAISEDDIKSAQAQVAQAEVNYEQAQLEFSRRSQLSATGAISKEEFTKAQSAMNAAKAALNVSKATLAQAESKRKAAQSNLAANEALIKGANQASTPDVLVAQAKLDQAKLDLERTEIKAPLDGVVARRNVQVGQRIAQGTSMMKVVPLVNMYVDANFKESQLKDVRVGQKATLTSDLYGDDVEYTGTVVGFSGGTGSAFALIPAQNATGNWIKVVQRLPVRIQLDPEPLKKHPLRVGLSMEATIDLRSDTQTK; this is translated from the coding sequence ATGACGGATGCCTCAAATAATACGACGTCTAATCCGAACACAGATCAAAATGCTTCCTCAGATGCACAACAAGATGCCTCAATGAAATCAAAACGTAAAAAGGGCTTAACGATTGTTGCGATTGTTGTAGCAATTGCCCTGATGATTTATCTGATTTGGACATTTATTTTTAGCAACTCCGTCAGCACCGATAATGCTTATGTAAATGTTGAATCGGCTGACATTAGCTCCATGGTCAATGGTCAGGTGGCTGAAGTATTGGTCAAAGATACTCAGCAGGTAAAGCAAGGCGATGTACTGGTTCGTATCGATCCGCGTGATGCTAAAATTGCTTTAGCGCAAGCAGAAGCTGAATTGGCAAAAGCAAAACGCCAGTTTACCCAAACTAGTGCCAACAGTAGTGCCTTAACTTCACAGATTGCCATCAGTGAAGATGATATCAAGAGTGCACAGGCTCAAGTTGCACAGGCAGAAGTGAACTATGAACAAGCCCAGCTTGAGTTTTCACGCCGTTCACAACTGAGTGCGACGGGTGCCATTTCAAAAGAAGAGTTTACCAAAGCACAAAGTGCCATGAATGCAGCAAAAGCAGCTTTAAACGTATCTAAAGCGACTTTGGCACAAGCGGAATCCAAACGTAAAGCCGCGCAAAGTAATTTGGCAGCCAATGAAGCATTGATTAAAGGCGCCAATCAGGCCTCTACGCCTGATGTGTTAGTGGCGCAAGCCAAATTGGATCAGGCGAAATTAGATCTTGAGCGTACCGAAATCAAAGCACCTCTCGATGGTGTCGTTGCACGTCGTAATGTCCAAGTGGGACAGCGGATTGCGCAAGGGACATCCATGATGAAAGTGGTTCCTTTAGTCAATATGTATGTCGATGCCAATTTTAAAGAAAGTCAGCTCAAGGATGTCCGTGTCGGTCAAAAAGCCACACTCACCTCAGATTTATATGGCGATGATGTTGAATATACAGGTACCGTGGTCGGCTTTTCAGGCGGAACAGGTTCAGCCTTTGCGCTGATTCCTGCGCAAAATGCCACAGGAAACTGGATTAAAGTGGTTCAGCGTTTGCCAGTTCGCATTCAACTGGACCCTGAGCCGTTGAAAAAACATCCTTTACGTGTGGGTCTTTCTATGGAAGCCACTATCGATCTTCGTTCAGATACACAAACGAAGTAA
- a CDS encoding DHA2 family efflux MFS transporter permease subunit encodes MNNTALFGDLKGGKLALSAFVLALANFMVVLDMTIANVSVPHITGSLAVSSSQGTWVITSYAVAEAICVPLTGFLAGRFGAVRVFSISLLGFTIFSILCGLSSSLAMLVICRIGQGVFGGPIMPLSQMLLLRIFPPEKQSQAMGMWAMTTVVGPILGPILGGTISDNLSWNWIFFINIPVGVMCAFAAMRLLKSAETPIAKLKIDSVGLALLIIWIGALQLMLDLGHEHDWFNSGLIEILAIIALIGFTVFVIWEWTEKHPVVNIRIFRYRGFTIATLALAMGFGAFFSSIVLIPQWLQINLGYTASWAGYLTATMGFGSLMMSPIVAKLATKTDPRALACFGLTLLGGVTLMRAFWVTEADFFALSLPQIIQGFAVPFFFIPLTNIALASVRVEEIASAAGLMNFLRTMAGAIGASIAVTIWDDHAKVARSEVVGQLHVEETQRSLAQLGFSPDGALGMISNLVDKEAMTLSINHVFFILATIFVVAGLIIWLCPRPKGPVEGGHAH; translated from the coding sequence ATGAATAACACGGCGTTATTTGGCGATTTAAAAGGGGGCAAGCTGGCACTTTCTGCCTTTGTGTTGGCATTGGCAAATTTTATGGTCGTGCTTGATATGACCATTGCCAATGTCTCGGTACCCCATATTACCGGAAGCCTTGCTGTTTCAAGTTCACAAGGGACTTGGGTCATTACCTCTTATGCTGTAGCAGAAGCGATTTGTGTCCCCCTCACAGGATTCTTAGCAGGGCGTTTTGGTGCAGTACGTGTGTTCAGTATCAGCCTATTGGGTTTCACGATATTTTCGATTCTGTGTGGACTGTCGAGCAGTTTGGCAATGCTAGTGATTTGTCGTATTGGACAAGGGGTATTCGGCGGGCCAATCATGCCACTCAGTCAAATGCTGTTACTGCGTATTTTTCCGCCTGAAAAGCAATCGCAAGCCATGGGCATGTGGGCCATGACCACCGTGGTTGGACCGATTTTAGGACCGATTTTGGGTGGAACCATCAGTGACAATCTGTCATGGAACTGGATCTTCTTTATTAATATCCCTGTAGGTGTGATGTGTGCCTTTGCTGCAATGCGCTTGCTCAAATCTGCAGAAACGCCAATTGCTAAACTAAAAATTGACAGTGTGGGCTTAGCGCTCCTCATTATTTGGATTGGGGCATTACAGTTGATGCTCGATTTGGGGCATGAGCATGATTGGTTTAATAGTGGCTTAATTGAAATTTTAGCAATTATTGCACTGATCGGTTTTACCGTATTTGTGATTTGGGAATGGACTGAAAAACATCCTGTGGTGAATATTCGAATCTTTCGCTATCGCGGATTTACTATTGCCACCTTAGCTCTGGCAATGGGTTTTGGCGCCTTTTTCAGTAGTATTGTCTTGATTCCACAATGGCTCCAAATCAATTTGGGTTATACCGCGTCTTGGGCAGGGTATCTGACTGCGACCATGGGCTTTGGCAGTCTGATGATGTCACCGATTGTGGCGAAATTGGCGACCAAAACAGATCCGCGAGCTTTGGCATGTTTTGGTCTGACCTTACTAGGTGGGGTCACGCTGATGCGGGCATTTTGGGTTACAGAAGCTGATTTCTTTGCATTGTCTTTGCCCCAAATCATTCAAGGTTTTGCGGTACCATTTTTCTTTATTCCTTTGACCAATATTGCTTTGGCATCAGTACGTGTTGAGGAAATTGCTTCGGCTGCGGGCTTAATGAACTTTTTAAGAACCATGGCAGGTGCAATTGGTGCCTCGATTGCGGTCACGATTTGGGATGATCATGCCAAAGTTGCGCGTAGTGAAGTCGTGGGACAACTGCATGTTGAAGAAACACAACGAAGTTTAGCCCAATTGGGTTTTAGTCCTGATGGAGCATTGGGCATGATTTCAAATCTTGTGGATAAGGAAGCGATGACACTATCTATTAATCATGTCTTTTTTATTCTAGCAACCATTTTTGTGGTGGCAGGGTTAATCATTTGGCTGTGTCCTCGACCAAAAGGACCTGTTGAAGGTGGGCATGCCCATTAA
- the glpK gene encoding glycerol kinase GlpK: MSYLLALDQGTTSSRAIIFDEHGKVHATAQREIQIHTPHSGWVEQDAQEIWATQIAVVQQAIASAHLLAKDIKAIGLTNQRETTVVWDKRTGHPLAPAIVWQDRRASEWCNGLIQQQLEQKIQTKTGLRIDPYFSAGKLVWLLEHIEGLRDLANQGHVAFGTIDSWLIWNLTQGAEHVIEMSNASRTMLMDLEKQQWDEELIDLFNIPKALLPQIIASDHYIANTAQGLLGAEIPITGILGDQQSALFGQSCFDVGTAKNTYGTGCFMLFNTGSDIQKSQNKLLTTLAWNCHAQSTYALEGSVFMAGAIVQWLRDGLGIIKNSNEVERLACKVDSSEGVVLVPAFTGLGAPHWDTDARALLCGMSRGTNKAHIARAALESIAFQVSDVLTAMQSDITHPLKELRVDGGASQNDMLMQFQADILNVPVLRPKLLESTAWGAAAMAGLKAGVFHSLSEISESWQLDRQFEPSMSEDQRQYHLNLWNDALRRAQS; this comes from the coding sequence ATGAGCTATTTACTTGCCCTCGATCAAGGAACCACTTCAAGTCGTGCGATCATTTTTGATGAACATGGAAAAGTACATGCAACAGCTCAAAGAGAAATTCAAATTCATACCCCACATTCAGGCTGGGTTGAGCAAGATGCACAAGAAATTTGGGCAACACAAATTGCAGTCGTCCAACAAGCAATTGCCTCTGCACATCTGCTTGCCAAAGATATTAAAGCCATTGGCCTCACCAACCAGCGTGAAACCACTGTGGTTTGGGACAAAAGAACGGGGCACCCGCTTGCACCTGCCATTGTTTGGCAAGATCGTCGTGCGAGTGAATGGTGTAATGGACTGATTCAGCAACAACTTGAACAAAAAATTCAAACCAAAACTGGACTCCGTATCGATCCGTACTTCAGCGCAGGCAAACTGGTGTGGTTACTTGAGCATATTGAAGGTTTACGTGATCTTGCAAATCAAGGACATGTTGCCTTTGGCACCATTGATAGTTGGCTGATCTGGAATCTAACGCAAGGTGCAGAACATGTCATTGAAATGAGTAATGCCTCACGAACCATGCTCATGGATTTGGAAAAGCAACAATGGGATGAAGAATTAATCGACTTATTTAATATTCCCAAAGCGTTGTTACCGCAAATTATTGCTTCAGATCATTATATTGCCAATACAGCACAAGGCTTACTTGGTGCAGAGATTCCGATTACGGGTATTTTAGGCGATCAACAATCTGCCCTATTTGGTCAATCCTGTTTTGACGTGGGCACAGCCAAGAATACCTATGGTACAGGCTGTTTCATGCTCTTTAATACAGGTTCAGACATTCAAAAGAGTCAAAATAAGTTACTGACCACTTTGGCATGGAATTGTCATGCGCAATCCACCTATGCTTTAGAAGGTAGCGTCTTTATGGCGGGTGCGATTGTACAATGGTTGCGTGATGGCTTAGGTATTATTAAAAACAGCAATGAAGTCGAACGTTTAGCCTGCAAAGTCGATAGCAGTGAAGGGGTGGTGTTGGTGCCTGCCTTTACAGGATTGGGTGCACCTCATTGGGATACTGATGCACGCGCCCTGCTGTGTGGCATGTCTCGTGGAACAAATAAAGCGCATATCGCTCGCGCCGCTTTGGAGTCCATCGCTTTTCAAGTGTCTGACGTCTTGACCGCCATGCAATCTGACATTACCCATCCTTTAAAAGAACTACGGGTCGACGGCGGTGCCAGTCAAAATGATATGTTGATGCAGTTCCAAGCCGACATTTTAAATGTACCCGTTCTTCGTCCAAAGTTGCTCGAATCTACCGCTTGGGGTGCCGCAGCGATGGCAGGCCTAAAAGCAGGTGTGTTTCATTCTTTAAGTGAAATTTCTGAATCATGGCAACTTGACCGTCAGTTTGAACCAAGTATGAGTGAGGATCAGCGACAGTATCACCTTAACTTATGGAATGATGCATTGCGTCGAGCTCAATCTTAA